The following DNA comes from Camelina sativa cultivar DH55 chromosome 14, Cs, whole genome shotgun sequence.
GTGTTTCTGTGATATGAACGATTTTTTTAACAGAGAATAGAGTTGATACCTGAAATTGCAATCTTAAATCTAGTATTGAGTAACTCCAGTCACGTTCTGacttttaggttttgttttgttgttttatacAGTCTGATGTTTTTGTATTGTGCTTATGAGTGTGTTTTTCTTGATGCAGGTGGAATCGTATTTGCAGCTTATTAGTGAGCCAAAGCTTCCATCCCTGTTTCTTCAGGTTGATTTTGTTCTCTGATctcttgaatttttttcttttcacattgAATTTATGCTTcttacttttgattttaaacTTCAGGTCATTTCTTGGGTCTTGGGAGAATACGGCACAGCTGATGGGAAATATTCTGCCTCCTATATTAGTGGAAAGCTGTGCGATGTGGCAGACGCATACTCAAGTGATGAAACTGTAAAGGTAGCTCCACAGCTTTCAAATATTATGCACCGAAATTTTTTCCTTCTTAGGTGTTCTGGCCTTTTAATTCTGTGTATGGTGTAGCTTCTTCAAACACTCGACTTGTTTCTTAGATCTCCACTCTTAAGTTGCATTAGGACACCATGGTATACTGAATTCCTTGAAAATGTGACTAAACCCATTGTGTGCTCTCCTCTTCCTAAAATGTAATCTTACCCGGTGGATTTATTATCAGGATTATTTGGTAGTACATGTACATGAGAGCGGTGATGTTTCCACTTATGCAAACTTAGTCCAGTTGCTATCTGTTTACTGCCTGAAATAGTAATGGTTTTCTCTTCTGATTGAAGGGTTATGCTGTTTCTGCACTGATGAAGATCTATGCATTTGAAATCGCATCTGGAAGAAAAGTGGATGTTTTGCCAGAGGTCTGTATCTTTAGATGGTTCtgaaattaaaaacctaatttATAGCTTGCTTTGTCATGGACTGACTGGTTTTATAATACAGTGCCAATCTTTGATCGAAGAGCTACTGGCTTCACATTCAACAGATCTTCAGCAACGTGCATATGAGCTTCAGGCTCTCCTTGCTCTAGATTCCCGTGCTGTTGAGACTATAATCCCTTTAGATGCTAGTTGTGAAGACATCGAGGTACGTTCTCTCTTCATACGTTCCCTTCGAATGTGGATTTCTTGAATCTTATGGTCCATTTCTGAATTAGGTTGATAAAGAACTTTCATTTCTCAATGGCTACATCCAACAAGCTATCGAGAGTGGAGCGCAGCCTTATATTTCTGAGAGAGAGCGCTCGGGGATGTTTGAAACAACCGATTACCATCCCCAGGATCATCACGAAGTTCCATCTCATACCCTTCGATTCGAAGCCTATGAACTTCCAAAGCCATCAGTGCCACCACAAGCTTCGACCGAGCTTGTTCCAGTACCTGAGCCTTCTTATTACAGTGAGTCACACCAGCCAATTTCAACATCTTTGGTGTCTGAACGAGAATCGTCAGAGATCAAGCTGCGACTCGATGGAGTTAAGCAAAAATGGGGTAGACCGAGCTATCAACCAACCACATCAGCTTCTTCCACTACTCAGCAAGCAGCAAATGGTACCACTTCACACTCGGATGGAGGAGTTGGTTCATCTAGCTCAAAGCCTCGAAGCAGTTACGAACCAAAGAAACCAGAAATCGATCCCGAGAAACAGAGACTTGCTGCATCCTTGTTTggtggatcatcatcatcaagaactgATAAAAAGTCTTCTGGTGGTCAGAAGCCCGCAAAAGGAACAGTTAACAAACCCGCAACTGTCCCCAAGGAAAATCCAACCCCTGTTCAACCGCCACCAGACTTACTAGACTTAGGCGAGCCAATGGCTACAACTGTTTCAACAATGGATCCTTTTAAAGAGTTGGAAGGGCTTATGGATTCTTCGAGCCAAGATGGGGGTTCGAACGATGTGATGGGACTATACTCAGATGCAGCACCTGTGACCACAACCACAAGTGTCGACTCTCTCTTATCCGAACTGTCTGATAGCTCCAAAGGAAACTCACGCACGTATCAATCTCAAACCNNNNNNNNNNNNNNNNNNNNNNNNNNNNNNNNNNNNNNNNNNNNNNNNNNNNNNNNNNNNNNNNNNNNNNNNNNNNNNNNNNNNNNNNNNNNNNNNNNNNNNNNNNNNNNNNNNNNNNNNNNNNNNNNNNNNNNNNNNNNNNNNNNNNNNNNNNNNNNNNNNNNNNNNNNNNNNNNNNNNNNNNNNNNNNNNNNNNNNNNNNNNNNNNNNNNNNNNNNNNNNNNNNNNNNNNNNNNNNNNNNNNNNNNNNNNNNNNNNNNNNNNNNNNNNNNNNNNNNNNNNNNNNNNNNNNNNNNNNNNNNNNNNNNNNNNNNNNNNNNNNNNNNNNNNNNNNNNNNNNNNNNNNNNNNNNNNNNNNNNNNNNNNNNNNNNNNNNNNNNNNNNNNNNNNNNNNNNNNNNNNNNNNNNNNNNNNNNNNNNNNNNNNNNNNNNNNNNNNNNNNNNNNNNNNNNNNNNNNNNNNNNNNNNNNNNNNNNNNNNNNNNNNNNNNNNNNNNNNNNNNNNNNNNNNNNNNNNNNNNNNNNNNNNNNNNNNNNNNNNNNNNNNNNNNNNNNNNNNNNNNNNNNNNNNNNNNNNNNNNNNNNNNNNNNNNNNNNNNNNNNNNNNNNNNNNNNNNNNNNNNNNNNNNNNNNNNNNNNNNNNNNNNNNNNNNNNNNNNNNNNNNNNNNNNNNNNNNNNNNNNNNNNNNNNNNNNNNNNNNNNNNNNNNNNNNNNNNNNNNNNNNNNNNNNNNNNNNNNNNNNNNNNNNNNNNNNNNNNNNNNNNNNNNNNNNNNNNNNNNNNNNNNNNNNNNNNNNNNNNNNNNNNNNNNNNNNNNNNNNNNNNNNNNNNNNGATGCAGCACCTGTGACCACAACCACAAGTGTCGACTCTCTCTTATCCGAACTGTCTGATAGCTCCAAAGGAAACTCACGCACGTATCAATCTCAAACCTCAAAAGGACCAAACACAAAGGAAGCTCTCGAGAAAGATGCTCTTGTTAGACAAATGGGTGTAAACCCAACAAGTCAGAACCCGACACTATTCAAAGATCTCCTCGGCTAGACGAACCATTCTCCATCCAGACCGTCCATTCATTAGCTcgccaccatcatcatcatcccatATTTGGTAATATGTTGTGGGTTTTGGGGATTACTATGTTTCCAATTCAAGAACAGCTTTTTGTTGTACCTAAGTTTCTTATCGATAGGAACttatagtttacaaaacacaaagagaggTAAGTCACGTATCGagatttttcatctttttttttttggtttctcgttTAATTTTGGAGTCATCATCAGGTAATGGTTTTGAATTCGTCTTTTTGTGTCTATAGAACATTTGtatcatcttttatttcttagaggtatttaatttttctatcaaAGAGTTCATCCCTGTTTGGGACTATGATCATCAGCGTTCTTGTCTATACCTATATCTTCTCCGCTATTCTCTTCGTCCTCCCTatggctttcttcttcttctctatcaaaTTTCAATGCCACCGCttgaaacctttaaaatgaCGAATGAAATGGAAAAGAGAGCAAATGACGATGTCATGATAGACCTTTGGGAACTATGCTTTTATGGATTTTTTATCTTGACATCTAACTTAGTGTGTGACACTGGCATATTATTTttctacacaattttttttttttagccaaAACATGTGGAGTCATGTATTGATGTTCAGATTTGCGAGTATCATTACTCATTAGGTTGTGAAGtttcaaacaaaactaaatttcttTCCATGTTCCTAAACCAAAAGCAACGAAGACTATTCCTTTagatttctctgtttctgtctaAATTAAAGTGATGTCCTCTTCCTTAACGTCATCAAGTTTTCTTCAATAGAATGCAAGCTTTAAGATCTCTGGACATAGGTAGAAAAGATGCAGTCCAAGAGAAAATCCgatgtttgaattttgttttcgaCAACGAGGGAGAAGACAGAAGAGAGTTTCATAACAACCAAATCATTTTATTAGAAGTCGGTCTCTTATTTAATAACATCTCCATATAACTAATAATGGAGAAATAATTCCTAGGATCAAAAGCACCTACATCCTTCGGAAAAAACCATAGTAATACCTAAAATCtctaaaaaagaacaaactagCAAATAGCTTCGACGGCAAGCCTCTTAGCAGCACCACCACACTTTGGTGCTCCAAACTTCTCTTCGGAGACATCAATGGAACATTTTTCCTTTCCAACACATTCCTTAGTGAGAATAGCGGCAGCATCGTTGCTTGCTTCACAAGTTCCTTTTTCAAAGGATCCACAGTTGCCTCCTGGGTTACCAAAGGAAGCGAATTTGATGGCGGAAATGGGTTTTCCATTGCACGAAAGCTCAAGAACGTTCTTCTCATAGACATTTGCACACACACTTCCGACTCCAATTGTCTGGAAATTGACGAGTGATGGGTTTCCTCCAATCTCTTCAAACAAAACCAACGTGTTGTCTCCTTCTGAGTTCAAGAAAGAACGAGGAACATGGTacctgataaaaataaaataaaaacatatttccaTATTGAAACAACCCCAGttcagaaaattttgattttgaaacaaactcgaccaaaaaaagatttgatcttggaccatgaaaaacaaaaaacaaaaaaagtaccATCTTTGAGTAGGTTCTCCACAATTTGTTTGACACTTTTCAGCATAGTAAGTGCCTATGTAGTTGCATTCGGCAGAACAACCATCAATACCTGCAAGAAAATTTGGCCAGTAACGTCCAATGTTGTTTCCATTGATCCAAGCCGTTCCTTTTCCAAGACCCAAAAGATCGNGAAAGAGGTTATGTGATAATGATCCTGGTGTTATGGGTGCCACTCTTTGTCCGTTGTTTGATCTTATAAGTGAAGATGTTACTTCCTATAAGGATTTGGTTAGCAGTTTCGTCAGTATTCTCAAACAGGTCACTGAGAGAAGATTGCCAAAGAGTTACGATTACCATCAGATGCCTGCACCTTTCATCCAGGTTTCGTATCTTAGCAACTGGTGATAAGTCTTTCCCTTGTTGAACTCAATTTTTGCAACTGGTGATAAGTTCTTTGGTTTgggtcaaatattttttttttagatcaaaTTGCTGAAGATAATGGCGTTGCTGGGTAGTGGTGATAAGAATGCGAGTGAAATCATGTCTATGGTGCTTGGAGATTTGTTCAGAAAGTGTGACTCATCTACCAATATAGGAAATGCGATCCTTTACGAGTGTATTCGATGTATTTCTTGTATACTTCCAAATCCCAAGCTGTTGGAAGCTGCTGCTGATGCTATCTCCAAGtttttgaaggtttttttttatcttcctgACATGTATGCAGATACTCTTGTTTACCTTATGATTGTATCTAAATTCCTGGAAAACTATTTGCAGAGTGATAGTCACAATTTGAAGTACATGGGCATTGATGGTCTTGGTCGATTGATAAAAATAAGCCCAGATATTGCTGAGCAGCACCAACTTGCTGTGATAGATTGTTTGGAGGTGAGCAGAAACAGGGGAAActtttttagttgttttatttCATGTGAGCtcattgtttgtttggttttgcttGATTGCTACTGTCCAACAGGATCCAGATGATACACTAAAGAGGAAAACATTTGAATTGTTGTACAAAATGACCAAGTCCTCTAATGTAGAAGTGATTGTTGACCGAATGATTGATTACATGATTAGTATCAATGACAATCATTACAAAACTGAGATAGCATCTCGTTGTGTTGAGTTGGCTGAACAATTTGCTCCAAGCAATCAATGGTTCATCCAGGTAGGAAGCCAATCTCCCTCGTAACTGTGGCCGAACAATATAATTACAAAATCTTGGTTTTAGTTGATAGAATTATAACTGTGGCTGTACTGCAGACCATGAATAAAGTCTTCGAGCATGCAGGAGATCTGGTAAATATTAAGGTGGCACATAATCTGATGCGTTTGATTGCTGAAGGATTTGGAGAGGACGATGATGATGCAGACAGCAAGCTCAGATTATCAGCTGTATGTTGTTCATTCCGTTTTCTGTTCGTTCTGCATTTATGTGCAAAGAAATTAGTAGTTTGTGTTTCTGTGATATGAACGATTTTTTTAACAGAGAATAGAGTTGATACCTGAAATTGCAATCTTAAATCTAGTATTGAGTAACTCCAGTCACGTTCTGacttttaggttttgttttgttgttttatacAGTCTGATGTTTTTGTATTGTGCTTATGAGTGTGTTTTTCTTGATGCAGGTGGAATCGTATTTGCAGCTTATTAGTGAGCCAAAGCTTCCATCCCTGTTTCTTCAGGTTGATTTTGTTCTCTGATctcttgaatttttttcttttcacattgAATTTATGCTTcttacttttgattttaaacTTCAGGTCATTTCTTGGGTCTTGGGAGAATACGGCACAGCTGATGGGAAATATTCTGCCTCCTATATTAGTGGAAAGCTGTGCGATGTGGCAGACGCATACTCAAGTGATGAAACTGTAAAGGTAGCTCCACAGCTTTCAAATATTATGCACCGAAATTTTTTCCTTCTTAGGTGTTCTGGCCTTTTAATTCTGTGTATGGTGTAGCTTCTTCAAACACTCGACTTGTTTCTTAGATCTCCACTCTTAAGTTGCATTAGGACACCATGGTATACTGAATTCCTTGAAAATGTGACTAAACCCATTGTGTGCTCTCCTCTTCCTAAAATGTAATCTTACCCGGTGGATTTATTATCAGGATTATTTGGTAGTACATGTACATGAGAGCGGTGATGTTTCCACTTATGCAAACTTAGTCCAGTTGCTATCTGTTTACT
Coding sequences within:
- the LOC104743704 gene encoding AP-4 complex subunit epsilon-like, whose translation is MPAPFIQIKLLKIMALLGSGDKNASEIMSMVLGDLFRKCDSSTNIGNAILYECIRCISCILPNPKLLEAAADAISKFLKSDSHNLKYMGIDGLGRLIKISPDIAEQHQLAVIDCLEDPDDTLKRKTFELLYKMTKSSNVEVIVDRMIDYMISINDNHYKTEIASRCVELAEQFAPSNQWFIQTMNKVFEHAGDLVNIKVAHNLMRLIAEGFGEDDDDADSKLRLSAVESYLQLISEPKLPSLFLQVISWVLGEYGTADGKYSASYISGKLCDVADAYSSDETVKGYAVSALMKIYAFEIASGRKVDVLPECQSLIEELLASHSTDLQQRAYELQALLALDSRAVETIIPLDASCEDIEVDKELSFLNGYIQQAIESGAQPYISERERSGMFETTDYHPQDHHEVPSHTLRFEAYELPKPSVPPQASTELVPVPEPSYYSESHQPISTSLVSERESSEIKLRLDGVKQKWGRPSYQPTTSASSTTQQAANGTTSHSDGGVGSSSSKPRSSYEPKKPEIDPEKQRLAASLFGGSSSSRTDKKSSGGQKPAKGTVNKPATVPKENPTPVQPPPDLLDLGEPMATTVSTMDPFKELEGLMDSSSQDGGSNDVMGLYSDAAPVTTTTSVDSLLSELSDSSKGNSRTYQSQT